The nucleotide sequence TTTTCGTCCATAGATAGCCAAACTTTTGGTTGCTATCCTCTTATCGACGATTTCCCCTTCCTGTACTTTATAACAATCAGCAGATACCAGGCCTGAAACCAGTGCCTCTCCAAGTCCATAACTGGCGTCGATGGATAGCAACTTCCGATTAGATGTAATGGGATCAGCGGTAAATAAAATCCCGGAAGCCTGTGAGAAAACCATTTTTTGAACGATAACCGATAAATAAACGTGACTGTGGTCAAATCCATTTTGCATCCGGTAGATTACCGCACGATCCGTAAATAGGGAAGCCCAACATTTGCTGATGTGCTGCAAAATGGCTTCTTTGCCGATGATATTTAAATAGGTGTCTTGTTGTCCTGCGAAAGAGGCATGTGGTAAATCTTCAGCAGTGGCACTAGAACGCACTGCATAAGCATGCTCCTCTCCGAATTGGGAGAGATAATGCGTAACGGCTTTCACAACATCGGAAGGAATTTCTACTTCCATAATGATTTGTCGAATCTTCCTGCAGATTTCACCAATTTGATCTCGATCTTGTACGTTTAGCATCGTTAGTTGCGCCAACAAAGCATGATACGCTTCGTTTTGTTCGATGGCTTTTTGATAACCTACTGTTGTCACACAAAATCCTTCCGGCACTTGTATTCCTTGAATTTTTGACAATTCCCCCAAATGTAACCCTTTTCCGCCAACGAGCAAAAGCTGCGTTTTATCCATTTCCTGAAAACCGAGAACCAATGAACTCATTCAATATCTCTCCTAACCATTAAATTGAGAAAAAACATTTGACAAGAGTTCGCCAGCATGATACGATTAAAGTGTAAGATGCGATATTTATGACTACATAAATAAAACAGTCGTGATTTGATTATATCATCGTGTCTGTTTATGTGCAATAAAAAAGAACCTGGTAGAAATACTCAGGTTCTTTTTTGATTTTTCCAGTACCACCCTGCTTTTACAAGCTCGCTTTAAATGTTGTTTTTCGTTCGTTCGCAGCTCCATCACGCATCAAATAGATTTCTAACACCCCATCCTGATACTGGGCCCTCATCCCTTTTGAACGAACAGAAACCGGTAGAGCCAGCTTGCGATAAAAGGGGCCGTAGCTTCGTTCCCCTTGCGTACGAAGCCCCTGGTGCTCACTTTCTTTGATGATCCCTTTGATCTCCAGCAACCGTTGGTCGGAGAGAGTAATCTCCAAACTATCGCGATCGAAGCCCGGCAGTTCACAGGAAACAATGACCATTTGCTCTGATTGGAAGATATCCGAGACGGGGGAAAAATGCGAATCGTCTACCTGCCCGAAACGCATCGATTTTTCCTTCGTCTTTTTTTTCCCCTTTTTCACGGGTGGTACATTTGGCGCGGCGGCGGTGGCCGTCTTTTGTGCTGCTTGCTTGTTGAGCGTCGCAATATTCTCCCAAAAATTCGTATCCAGCATTTGTCCCATCTGGCTCAATGCTTTCCATGGATGATCTGGGTCAAAGCCGAGCTTGGACAAACTTTCGGATGCTTTTTGCAACTGTTTCATGGTCTCTTGCAGGTTTTTCATCACTTCCGCACTCCCTTCCCAGCAAAGGCAAGACTGTCTATGTACAATAGAATATGTGCTTTTGCCTGGGGGGTGTGCTCATGATCATCCAGTTTGCCCTACATCAGCACTATCTGTCGCTGGTGCAGGCGGAGCCAAAATATCTGGTGGTGGCATGTTGCTGTCCGTTGGCTCAGGATGGGATTGGCCGACATTTCCATCTGGTACACTCGGCGATGTTACAGGCTCCTGTGTTGGTTCTGGAGCCGTATTTGGTGGTGGTGTGGCTGGTTTTTGTGTTTTTGGCTGCTCTTTTGTACCTGTCGTGGGCTTGGGATTGGGAGCTGACGTTCTCTTCTCCGCTTTCATTTCGACCTTGGCTACTTCTGCTACGGCTGCATCACTGAGCTGTTCGCTCGATCCAGCTACACCCACTTCTGTTTGCAGGGCAGTTCGAACAGCTTGCATGTTCTCCCTCGGCCACAAGGAATAAGGAGAGCTCCAGATCGCCCCATTATCCAAAGTAACCATGTTGCTTGACGAAAAGCTGGCAAAATCGAGTGCCAATCCTTTAATTTGGTCTGTCGAGAGATCGGTTTTGATATGCTTACCAACGGTATCCAGCACAGCTGTCAAACTCGTTAATCCATCCATCGACATGCTCTTTTCTGCCACGGCACGAATCACCTGCTGCTGTCTACGGTTGCGATCGAAGTCGCTCGAGTTGTAAGCGTCTCCACGTCTGTCGATGCGATGACGGACGAAGCCGAGTGCCTGCTCTCCGTTCAATACTTGTTTCCCTTTTTTCAAATTACGGTATACCCCTTGCTTCGGCAATTCATATACGAGATCGCGATCTACGTCAACCGTAATCCCGCCCAGCTTGTCAATGACCGCTGTGAAGCCCTCAAAGTCAAGCTGCACGTAATGCTCAACCGAGATTCCCAGCATGTGATTCAATGTTTTTTTGAGCATCGTCATGCCATTTTCTGTAACAGGCTTTCCTTTGATTTCCGCATCTTTCCTGATATTTTCCCCTAATGCAAATACTTCATTGACCTTGTGGTAGCCAGGATAGCCTGGGATTTGAACGCGGGTATCACGAGGCAACGATACCATGCTCAGCTTTTGCGTAACCGGATTGGCGACTGCGACGACGAGAACATCCGTGTTCAACATGCCGATGTTTTTGCGCGTATCCACCCCGACGATGACAAAGGCGATTGATTTCTTTTGTTCGTACGGCTTTTCTACTACAGGTTGATCCGGCAGCTTGTAAGGGTCTTCCGTTACGATGTCCAGTGTCTTGTTAAACTGGTTGAGGGCGAAGCCTGCTCCTACAGCCAACAAACAGAGGAACAAGCAACCCGCCAAGAGCAGATACATCCGCTTGCTTCGCTGGCCACGCTTGATCCGTTTACGCGGCTGTTTTGCAGGAGCTTGAGGCTTGTCATTCTTGGCTTGCACGTTCGGTTCACTCCTTTTTTAAATCACAGGGTCCATAGTGCTTTGGGCTTTTCATTTTCAATATATTCTGGAAAACTTTCGTCCCATTTTACCACAAAATGCCGTCAAAATGTAGAATCCTGCCGATTCAACTCGAGCGGTTTTCCCTCTGAGTTCTTGCACTTGCGAATCGAAACAGGTAGTCTAAAAATGAGGAAAATCAGATAGATGAATAAGGGAATCGGAGGGACTTGAGAGTGGAACACATACAGGTGCTGATCGTAGGTGGCGGCATCGCAGGGTTGTCCGCAGCAATATGGTGCCAACGATTAGGTCTTTCTTGTCTTCTTATCGAAAAAACGGATCGACTCGGCGGCCAACTGCATCACATTTACAACGAGATTACCGACTTTCCGC is from Brevibacillus brevis and encodes:
- a CDS encoding Hsp20/alpha crystallin family protein encodes the protein MKNLQETMKQLQKASESLSKLGFDPDHPWKALSQMGQMLDTNFWENIATLNKQAAQKTATAAAPNVPPVKKGKKKTKEKSMRFGQVDDSHFSPVSDIFQSEQMVIVSCELPGFDRDSLEITLSDQRLLEIKGIIKESEHQGLRTQGERSYGPFYRKLALPVSVRSKGMRAQYQDGVLEIYLMRDGAANERKTTFKASL
- a CDS encoding LCP family protein, with the protein product MQAKNDKPQAPAKQPRKRIKRGQRSKRMYLLLAGCLFLCLLAVGAGFALNQFNKTLDIVTEDPYKLPDQPVVEKPYEQKKSIAFVIVGVDTRKNIGMLNTDVLVVAVANPVTQKLSMVSLPRDTRVQIPGYPGYHKVNEVFALGENIRKDAEIKGKPVTENGMTMLKKTLNHMLGISVEHYVQLDFEGFTAVIDKLGGITVDVDRDLVYELPKQGVYRNLKKGKQVLNGEQALGFVRHRIDRRGDAYNSSDFDRNRRQQQVIRAVAEKSMSMDGLTSLTAVLDTVGKHIKTDLSTDQIKGLALDFASFSSSNMVTLDNGAIWSSPYSLWPRENMQAVRTALQTEVGVAGSSEQLSDAAVAEVAKVEMKAEKRTSAPNPKPTTGTKEQPKTQKPATPPPNTAPEPTQEPVTSPSVPDGNVGQSHPEPTDSNMPPPDILAPPAPATDSADVGQTG